The window TTAGCCAAAATTAAATCTATTCAAATTGTGTCTTAGGGGTAGGGTATTGAAGAGTTAGGACGTAGGTCAAGTATATTTCCAAGACTGTGTTAGAATATATATGTTTGGgataagaaatttgatgaaataatgaggaaatataaactatatattttaacttgaaatttatatatttaattaattataaggtGTGCCGAATGCTTGTCTTGGTGAAATGTCCTCTCGGGAGCCTAATGATGAGGAGAATGGCCAAAGGTCTAATAGTCCAGGCTCAAATTATGggaaaatcaaaacaaaacaagGTATATTGTGCTAAATACTCAAATCATTTTAATGTGGTGATATTGTTGATTTGTTGTAGCAGTAATTAACTTTGCAAATCCAATCTTTTAATTGCTACAGTGGTCAATTTATTACATCGTGTTGTTTGgagattcttgcaatttcttggtAAGCAACACTGTATACAACTTTTTTCTGGAAATTCCTATCTACATCAAAGTGTATATACTCAATCACTCAGTAATCAACATATCATATTTATAGGCAGGCCTTATTATATTTTTGAATAGAACCCACattgtgattttaattttaaatagtgTGTCTGTTTTAAATTATATGTATACTATAAACTGAGAGCAGGTAAAAGTAGCATTTTATTTCTCAACTTATTGTATTGATCTCTCTACTCATTTTGTGCTGCATGTTACTAGGATTAGTTGTTGCGTTGATCATGGCTTTTGTAGATGGTTTCTAGAGCTAGTTTTCTAGCTATagttctattttaataaaattttaagcttATCAAAAAAAGCTTACGTTGTATTGATTTATAGTATTCAATCATTTTAGTCCCTAAAAGCATCAAAGATTTAAAGCTCAAACACGCTAAAGCCTTGCAACTCCTCAAAGTCATTGTCAAGGAGATCCCAACATTAAGCAATGAACAACTCAAGAATATTGGCTTGGATCAAGTGATCTATGATGCAATCAAGTGTGGTTCATTTGAGTTTATCAACGAGTTGATCACATGCAATCCAGTAATTATATGGAGAGCTGATAAAAGAGGAAGAACACTATTTGCACATGCAGTCACACTTCGTCAAGAAAAAATCTTCAACCTAATCTATGGATTGGGTGCAAAGAGACGTACATTTGTGATTCAGAGTGATGTGTTTAGAAACAATTATTTACATTTGGCTGCCAAGTTATCTCCTTCCTTTCAACTTGATCGAGTCCCTGGAGCAGCTCTGCAAATGCAAAGGGAGCTACAATGGTATAaggtaaatatttttatatttagaataaaaaaagaagaaaaatgctAATATCGGTTGAGAGTGATGCTCATTTATGCTAATGATTGACGTGGGTTGTACTTAGTTTTAGTGGTGGAGTCCACATCAATCAATAGCATCTAGATGTGTCAATGGTAACAATTTACAAATAGACATTTTCAATGGCTGGACTGGAACAAGTTAGGCTTGGCTTGAAAAGGTCTCTGAGCCTGTGAATAGGTCTATGTATAATTGATGCTAGCAGTTCCTATGAAAAAAAAATGCTTGAACTTTGGATGAGAGAAAACTATACTTGATTATTTCAGGAAATAGAGAGCATGGTaccaccaaaatttggagaaagacTCAATGAAAATGGCCTCACACCCGTTGCTTTATTCACTAAGGAACACAGAGAATTGGTAAAAGAAGGTGAGAGATGGATGAAGAACAACACAGCATCATGTATGGTTGTCGCTGCTCTCATTGCCACTGTCATGTTCACAACAGCATTTACAGTTCCAGGAGGGAACGATAAAACAGGGTTTCCTATTTTCTTAGGCTATGATGCATTCTTGGTATTTATAGTTTCAAATGCATTATCACTCTTCTCTTCTAGTACTTCTGTACTAATATTCCTAGGAATTCTCACAGCACGTTTTGCAGAAATAGATTTCCTCGAGTCCTTGCCTAAGAAATTGATTCTGGGCCTTTTCACTCTTTTCTTCTCTGTGGTAACCATGATGATAGCCTTTGGTTCCACCCTTTTTATTATTCTGGAGAAAAGACTTTCTTGGATCGCTATTCCCGTCACTATTCTTTCCATAATCCCTATTGTTTTCTTTGTATTCTACCAATTTCCTCTCCTGATTCAGATGGTGAAGAACACACACAAACGTTCAATCTTTGACAAACCAAAGAAATCATAATTAATTCGATTGTATGTATTGAATTTGTAATCTTTCGTTTGTTCTATATATGTATGTCTCATTGGTTATCAAGTATCTACTTTCTTATCTGTGTTTAAGTATTTAGAATGTTTTTTAGATATGTATTTTTCTTAAAATCCCACTGACTAAATTCCAGAAGTTTTAAGCAAGCACACCAAAATGTGTTGTAGAATGAATAATTTCACTTGCAGTATGCTCCTGACAGGGCAGGTTTCAGGTTTCCAGGATGCAGTTCACTACTTTCATTTTCAGTAACAAGTTCTTCAAAGTTTTAAAACATTATTGTTAATATAAGAATGCATACACATTAAGATTCAGCTCATAGAACTACTCAGCAATCAAATAGTTGTTAAAATCACAAATTAATCTATGAGCAATATAAAATTCTTGACAAATAAGATTGAAGAGAGACTAAATTGACAAAGCAGGGCAATGGTAATAGGAAAGCCTGAAGCAACTGAAACGGGAAAAGAACTTAATTCTCCCGGTCATTTGCTACATTATGCTGTCCGAACAACGGGCTCAACTGGGTTCAAATtacaagaagaagaggaagaagaaatggatCATTATCCCTAATTACTTGGGGCGATGAATCATTTCTTGAGAACTAAATAGCTCCATGTAGTTCATACCGTATCCAACATCTACTCCATTTATCATCTCTAAATTGAACAATGTGTAAGTAGTATCAAAATATAGTAGTTCCAATATAAAAGAGTGACACATGAACTTTTCCATAGACAAAATTAATTTTGTGCATGGAATTCTCGTAAGAGTTAGTTTAGTGAACTTATCAGGATAAGCACTAACATGTTAGTTCTAAGTATAGTTTATATCTCAACTTTATAAGAATAGTTGCTTCTTTTCATAAGAGAAAGAATATATTGAACTTTTCTATAGATAAAAGTAAATTTGAGTATGGCATCTTCATGCGAGTTAATTTAGTGAATTTGTCTCGACAAACACTTACATACTAGTTCTAGGTATATCTTATATCTCAACTCCGTGAGAATAGAAGGGCATAAGAGAGAAGTTAGATGCattatgaaagaaaaaaaaaattaaggggtCCCCTCCCTTTTACCAAGGGCTTCTAAGGCATATTAATAGCCTTTAAAATTCAAAATCTAATGGTCTAAAATGAACAACTAAAATTTATAGTTTAGATTGTGCCATGACAAATTTGTCCTTTCTTAATTTTAATAGCTCTCAAGCCAATGATCTAAATTTTGGACCTAAAATATTGTGCCAACTTTGTTGCCCGTTTTACTTTTTAAATGGCCTCAATCCAATGGTATGAATTTTAGACCTAAAGTCAATGGCTTTGATTGAAAAAATCCAAAATTTGTCCTTGTTCTTTTTCTTTATGCCAATATTTTTGTTTATAATGAAATTGTTTTTCACCGTTTGAAATGTATAATTAATTTAGacctaaataaattaaattaaaatactcaaatttatggAAATTTATTTTTCGAAAAGTATAAGAATATAAACTTCAAATttgcaaataaaaattaaaattaaaattaagctaaattttaattaaaattaaattaaaaaaataaattgaacttGCACgtaaagttaatatttaaatttaaattgaatttaaactaaaaatcaaattaaaattatagattaaaaattaattttcttaatgttttaatttgaatcaaaattgatTTGGATGCTCTTTTATTTTTAACATTTGGATTCTCTGCTCAAAATACTGAtggctgtcgaatccaccagaaattaaattaactgaaattaccaattataaaatattttctgtagTAAGTGGTAAATTCAGGTCGAAccttagagactaaattattaaatttcgtgcacttgtgtaatggaaaaagaaataaaGATTGGGGGGGGGGTAATTCGTAGTCCAATGAAGAAATCAGAAATCagaaattaaaaactaaaattaaatatgaaactctcaaattaaacaaacttcagtccaaggtaattcgcattccaatgcattgattcgatcatagacaaaagaaatacaattatcacttattgaatacttaacgtagatttaccaaacagcgagacaaaatccctaacttccttatattcatcaattcgagcccagcactcttgttgactctaattattaactgaatttgtattaagcaatcctcatcaaattaataactactttaagaataggaagtagttaagctgaacaacaatttatgaagcataaataatttaattcaccctattgttttcttaggttattatcgaaaattggaattataatcaataaaacctaattgctactcatgttcaatcttacacaacaattacggattatgaagataaaCTAGCAAtttatcacatcaaacaattaactaataacctttttagcaaatcattcagtagatcaaagacaataaaattagaaaacaatagatattcaaaagacataaattaaattaagaacctggtctcacaaatcacgcaaaagaacttgaatcccttaaactgaattaagaacttagccactcatgttcatggcttatagaaaattaaagaagaaaattgaagaaatctagaatgtgaaTGGAGAACGAAGATCTGACCCCCCCTGTGTTGgctgctgcctcttctatttataataaatggcctagtgttaggtttttagagtccctgAGGTGTTAAAAGTCTttctctctgtcaaaaactgcaactggagcaaaatcaagaaaatgattatcgacggatacacggcccgtgtgtcactacacgacccagggccgtgtaacttactagagctaaatgggtatgtcttgcattggcatagaaggttacacgagtctccaggatttacatgggtcaagttacacggctcgtgtactttgtttcttcctcagcTCTTTGGAAATTTTCtagcagaatgttacacgggtccatagttgtgcttacacgacccgtgtactttgtatcagcaacacttctcaatcctttgacctttccaagcttccttccacacttctatgcttTGGAACTTACCAAAACCCTAAAAAATGCAACAATAGTCAAATTAATGccaatgctaaaaatttctccatttaacacaattattccaacaactctctaaacatatgcctaatagataattatactttaatcaactgaattaggcataaagataccctagaaacactaaatgtgattggagtaaaattaataaattatgcacttatcaaattcccccacacttattctaTGCTTGttctcaagcatgacttaaactctcaatcaactccacttagaagttcactTAACTCCAttctatcacaacattctctaacaaaagattaaaggtttgaaagaagaggcaagtaaggtaataaccatcacaacaaattccatcaacaccataccaatatatcaacaattcttCAACACAAaataaaaggcttgaaatcaattaagctcacacaattaaagtttcataaaattttaaatcaatacataccaaaacacaaggctaatttattaaggcacaataattatagctctttacaaatcttaggggagatagaaatgggcttttttttttaatttgaaattgatACTTCTCTCTCATtacagttactttttttttttaaccgtcaccttcagaaaagtactttacttatatcctagctagcttttggcctgagaatcgacatggggtttatgaagacccctggttacttTACTTAACTAAATAGCgtagcaattttcaagttcagcctttatttcccctaatttatgcattaatatattataaagtgccctgatagattaaacaaagttttaAAATATGCATGACATTAGTTTAaaacacacataactaatcattttactattaaatcaagcctaaatgatttatacaggaaaaaaaattactctatggtatggagaagaggaaAAATCCattattaaagttactattaccttgcctaaaatctcaaaaatttaacctaaaatagaaaaatcatttcaaggacaatgcacttctctccgagaattaatatagaatcatgaatcaagcttatgagaacaatttttttttattaaaaaaaattacagcaacaaatttctcctcctccacgcttaaaacttacattgtccctaatgtaaagcccaaatgcaaaagaaaagagaaaaaaaatgctagaaaataaaataaaataagataagggaaaaaaaacaaatctgattgtggctaacaagccacccatgggttgcctcccaagaagcacttTTTTTTATCGTCGTTACCTCGACATGgtaaagctccttaatccacataaattgggttactcaatttgagcttCTCCACTGAATGctctgaaggagcgaaagcatgaagaacataagtttagattattgaattcaaaatttttcttctagggtctcatgcatcatgcaagattcattatttatctatttgatttcaatgataaacagcatattaaaacaattttaatatatttttggatcgatatttgccatttaagattttagaattaacaaattaattcattagaaccctaaattaaatcaagaacaagtatactaatcttttgatgcactatagctgtgtttggcacctttgggatgcgcctaggacaccagatgttgttcctctagcttgtccacaccaagatcaccaatggcagccccttgaacagcttctcaagcctttccaattaattagaaaatcaggttttgcctttagagatgttatagatgcatacaggacactaaaaacggtttctagtatttttaattcaagagaatgttgacaattctttttaaattgatgagagatgaaaagaaaagaggaagaacaaggcaagggtggcagcacctttGGAAGAAATAGCAGATTGTTATTTTTCTATTTCATCCTTtctcttatatagctaggtcaccacttaaaacccttgccacatgtcaccttctgattggctcttagtttaattgacccaatcacattgtgccaagtgtgaaacttaaatttaatcttgactttgatcatcttacatgattaaaagacaaatggcaagcttatgtgtagtgccacgtgtcaccatctcatggtgccacgtgtcaccctgtgaaataaccaaaatacccttatgtcttaattttaagttctcaactcaaattaattatttcttttcttctaatcaatttttatcaaatataaattaattaattaatctctattaattaatttttcataattaaattcatatttaaacactttaaatataaatttaacttatactaaacatccaataacctagatttagtttcaagccatgctagagactttgcaatctaattgcaaattaaacctatttaattaatcaattaaactttttaattaattaattaattacatttaacttggtgattacttgtgtatgtgtgtgactcactcgactcatcactaattggcaatgagatatgatatcaactcttaatatcatcagaactctttcttaccataaatgatttctctaaatcattttatgcacctcatagaccatggttaacacctagcatagcatgccatggctacccaatcagtaataaagtttaccttaaatgaacctataatcatatgttaccatgcactagaatctctctgttacaaaatctcaattcgaactggagttatggtttatgttaaaccccatttgctatgaatattatgttttcttttaattccagttcttgattaaaaagattttctcattagaaaccctttttttattaaatctatctgtcctagccagaaacttgaaacatcaagaataattaaatgaacatagaattttatccctatttacttagggtaacagattccatcttgattaacacctatctccatatataactagtagaagctaacacatgcccatatacctatacacagtacaagtatgaaagcagtatcaaactcaaactacctatatacaagataattgtgctatctcaggtctaaagattatatgcacttatatgatttatgacaatgcattgataagagtaaactccatgtgcttgtcataaatgtcactagttcggcctacttatcatgcataagtgcctatcatgtttgttatatggcatgtgactcaccattccatcttatttatatctcatataaatacgttgggaataaacatgaatacaatctttctggaaaagtcatgtcctgtgttaagtatcctcgattgtgaaccaatttatgatactttgtgctaaaaatactgtcactcatattcttaacaacttaataatagaatttctaataaaatatcaatagaccttttctattacacataaatatattatgtaaacggaaaaatgaaaatgccttttattaataaaaaatgtacaagatacatactaaatgatatagtctagggcatactattaataatctctcactagcactagagccattcattacaatatcttagacccattttctcaagatattggtctagctgagtttctgacataggcttagtgaatggattagctagattttcaactaatgctattttctatatggctacatcacctcgtccaactatttctctgataatgtgatagcacctttctatgtatttggacttctggtgagaccggggttacttaacctgtatgactactccattgttgtcacagtagagtagaactgctgactcaatggaaggaactactgtaagttctgtcacgaacttctttatccaaacagcttcctttgcagcatctgatgcagcaatatagtcatcctcggtagtggaatcagcagtcgtactctgtttgaaactcttccaactgactgcacctccattacaaatgaacacatacccagaggtagactttctatcatcgatgtctgattggaaatcagaatcagtataaccatccaattgcaagtcaccacctccatatatcaagaataaatccttagtttttctcaagtacttaaggatattcttaacagctatctagtgttccaaacctagaatggattgatacctgctagtcaaactaacagcatatgcgatatccggcctagtacataacattgcatacatcaaacttccaatagccgaagcatatggaatcttggccatcttatctctttcttcaggtgtctttggagacatctctttagaaaggtggataccatgtctcactagtaataattctctcttggaatcaaacatgttaaacctctttaacaccttttccaagtatagactttgggataaaccaattattcttttcactctatctctatagatgcgaatcccaagaatataggttgcctcccctaagtctttcatggagaatgtatttgacaattatacctttacagttgtcaacatacctatgtcattacccatcaataaaatgtcatccatatataagacaaggaaagtgacagccctatcactaaccttcttatatacacatagctcatcctcatttttgataaaaccaaatgacttaatggcttcatcaaaatggatgttccaactcctcgaagcttgttttaacccataaatgaatcgctttagcttgcataccttggaaccatcttgggattcaaaacccctaggttgttccatgaaaatgttttattcaatgtatccattgagaaaagctgttttgacatccatctgccaaatctcataatcatagtatgcagctattgctaatagaatcctcattgatttaagcatgacaacaggcgagaaagtctcctcatagtcgattctttgcctttgataaaaccctttcgctactagccttgctttataggtctctacctttccatcagaactaattttcttcttgaaaacccatttgttccctataggtacaataccttcaggtgcgtcaacaagatcccaaacttgatttttatacatggaatcaatctagaatttcatagcattaatccattttgaagagtctatatctgatatagcttcttcataggtaagtggatcatctccatgatctacttcttcatgagtagataactcttattattcttcatgaaaaaaaccatatctcactggtgggtgagatatcctggttgatctgcgaggaattacagtagatatttcatcaacaaGTGTAGGTTGATTAGGTGGATCTATATTcatatgatctgttggttagtcagaattctccaattctaactctatttgccttcctttgcctccttcttgaacaaactgttattcaagaaatgtggcatctctacttaccataatcTTTTgttatgtaggcaaataaaaataatatccaaaactctcttttggatatctaacaaattgactgttttctgatctggttttcaatttatcagtgttcagctttttgatataagctggacaaccccaaatcttaacatgcttaagacttggttttcttccatgccatatctcataaggtgtggaagatactgattttgatggaatcctattcagaatatgcaaagtttattctaatgcaaatccccaaaaggagattggcatatcagtatagctcatcatactacgtaccatatctaatagggtacgatttctcctttcagatacaccattcaactgtgatgttcctgg of the Hevea brasiliensis isolate MT/VB/25A 57/8 unplaced genomic scaffold, ASM3005281v1 Scaf32, whole genome shotgun sequence genome contains:
- the LOC131177067 gene encoding ankyrin repeat-containing protein ITN1-like, whose protein sequence is MAITKTSGGDDIVNEKRTEDNLETWKECLKNYLIGQGLWGVVSGDEPKPEEIDRNYKDWMKKNALALHAIQISCEEDTISYLMRRFPNIDSAKCMWDNLADMQSEVTSYKEEATSSILEYSSLHMAVEQGDLNTVMGLLKRNPNDLRAKITVIGQTALHVAVLAEREKIVEELVKFMSKENLEMKTNFGNTAFALAALNGMIDMAKVMLKKNQDLVTIKNDYNGQIPLVTASLYGQQEMIRYLSEHTPIHFLQPRTNDKNGATQLNCLITNEMYGMCTHEALDLLKKYPQLGYTQDFHNNYAIKLLANEPSAFLSGSKLEFWKQWIYSFPKSIKDLKLKHAKALQLLKVIVKEIPTLSNEQLKNIGLDQVIYDAIKCGSFEFINELITCNPVIIWRADKRGRTLFAHAVTLRQEKIFNLIYGLGAKRRTFVIQSDVFRNNYLHLAAKLSPSFQLDRVPGAALQMQRELQWYKEIESMVPPKFGERLNENGLTPVALFTKEHRELVKEGERWMKNNTASCMVVAALIATVMFTTAFTVPGGNDKTGFPIFLGYDAFLVFIVSNALSLFSSSTSVLIFLGILTARFAEIDFLESLPKKLILGLFTLFFSVVTMMIAFGSTLFIILEKRLSWIAIPVTILSIIPIVFFVFYQFPLLIQMVKNTHKRSIFDKPKKS